A region from the Bacteroidota bacterium genome encodes:
- a CDS encoding T9SS type A sorting domain-containing protein: MFKKLLSTLLIASVSVTIGFAQQPPNAGFESTWVAQSGYSEPPGWGTPNLLSSSTSIFGPNAVSVTQATSPNVNGGTYAVKISTIKYTPGFVDISTYLPNDTFGFVFSGKIMPSSPYLFPGYTQTTRYAQLDFYAKYTPVGSDNGTCTVFFQRRNGSKVDTIAYGATVIASNASFAQLSVPLIYKSGLAPDTATIIFNSSYTKPQIGSALWIDDLSFSGLVAGINERNMLINAIKVFPNPATDNITFAASVANESLSMVEVFDATGRRIDGVAIQNNRHELNVNKYAEGLYMYNAYNGKKELIGIGKFNVTK; encoded by the coding sequence ATGTTTAAAAAATTACTTTCAACGCTTCTTATAGCTTCAGTTAGTGTAACTATTGGTTTTGCACAACAACCTCCTAACGCCGGGTTTGAATCTACCTGGGTAGCTCAAAGTGGATACTCCGAGCCTCCGGGATGGGGAACTCCAAATTTATTGAGTAGTAGTACTTCCATTTTTGGCCCTAATGCGGTATCAGTAACTCAGGCAACATCACCGAATGTGAATGGTGGTACTTATGCTGTAAAAATATCAACAATTAAATATACTCCCGGATTCGTTGATATTAGCACCTATCTGCCAAATGATACATTTGGTTTCGTTTTTTCAGGTAAAATAATGCCTTCATCGCCTTATTTATTTCCAGGCTATACACAAACTACGCGCTATGCACAACTTGATTTTTACGCTAAATACACACCGGTAGGAAGCGACAATGGAACATGCACTGTGTTTTTTCAAAGGAGAAACGGAAGCAAGGTTGACACTATTGCTTATGGCGCAACGGTTATTGCAAGTAACGCATCTTTTGCACAACTTTCTGTCCCTCTCATCTACAAATCGGGTTTAGCTCCGGATACGGCAACTATTATCTTTAATTCCAGTTATACTAAACCACAGATCGGCAGTGCTCTTTGGATTGATGATCTTTCTTTTTCGGGCTTAGTGGCAGGAATTAACGAGCGCAATATGCTTATTAACGCTATTAAAGTATTCCCAAACCCTGCGACCGACAATATTACATTTGCTGCTTCAGTGGCCAACGAAAGTCTTTCAATGGTTGAAGTTTTTGATGCTACTGGCCGCAGAATTGACGGAGTTGCTATTCAAAACAACCGCCACGAATTGAACGTAAATAAATATGCTGAAGGCTTATATATGTACAATGCCTATAATGGTAAGAAGGAACTGATCGGCATTGGTAAATTCAATGTAACAAAGTAA